The DNA window GCTGACATGTACAGAAAGAGGAAGCAATCAACAAGTGATGTGGATGTGGAAGCCATCAAAGAAGAAGTTAAAAGACAAGTGACAGAAGAAATTACCAAGAAGGTCATAAATGATATCATGGCCATGCTATGTGACCAAGGAGTGCATTTGAGGTCACCTTCCAAGACCCCTAGCTCTGTAGGTGGTCGGAAGAGCAGCTGTGCCTTAGCCTCGGATGCAGTCGAAAGAGACTACATCGATGGGCTTGAGGCAACTACAGATCCAGATACTGTGGACCTTCTAACTGAGCCAACACCGTGTAGCCTAGTAATCAACCCTAGAGGTTATCAGATGGAGGTAGCAAGGGGTCGGGTCTTCCCAGCACAAACTAACCTTTGTTCACAACCAGTAATGGAACATTGTGCCACTGTACATATTGACTATGTACATCCGGAACATGAGGATAGACCATTGAGTTCGCCCCTAAGTCTAGAGCTAAGAACTCTTGGACAGGCTCTATACAAGAGGGTCCAATGGAGGAAAGGCTAGATTGTGGTATCACCAAAGGTGCTCTCTTCTCCAAAGTTATCAAGACCTCCACCACCTATGAGCTCCAAAAGCAATCTAAAGGACTTTGTGATAGGTGATGAGAAGGCGAAGAGTAGTGCCTCTAAGAGTGCAACTGTTGATAAGCCAAATAGTGGCACTACTGTAGAAAACAGTGCTTCAAATAAGACTAATGCAGCGCCGGAGCAGCCTAAGTCCCCAATTGCTCTAGCTGACCCACCGACAAAGCCGAAGAAGGCTAATTCCACAACTGCTCCAGCTAACCCACCGAAATAGCCTGCAGCAGTCAAGAGTGACAACAAACTAGAGCAGCTGCAGAAAGGTGGAGAAACCCACCAAATCGTCTAAGAGTGACCCTGGGGTTCTGTATGGAATAGGGCCAATATCAAGTTCAAATTTGGAGAGCAATTCCTATCAGAAATTAAGCTTGAGAAAGCAGGACCTGGGTATGTTGCTCTTCATGCTTAGTCCATGAAATAATGTGAAGAGAAGAGGACAACCGGGATGGTTGCTGTTTTCAAGAAACAACATTTTTGGCGTCTAGCAGACACTGAGTTTTTCGCTGTGGGATAAGAAGACTTGTTTGACCTCTTCAAACTTGATGGATTGGATGTAGGACTTCTTCGCGTGTTATCCCTATAAGTACAATTTCATCTATTTTCTAGGCTTGTTCATTTTTAGCTAGGGATGCTCTTCATATATTTGCTTACTAAATTGCTTTTGTATGCTTCTTTATTTCTTGATGCCTAATTGTAGAAGCTAGGGCCAAAGATGTGCCTGTTGGCATTATTAATCTAGATCTAGTATCTATAAAGACTATGAACACTGATAGAGGCTATAGCGTGGATTATCTAGAATATTGCCTAAGGAAATATGCCAAGAAAAAGTTTGTGATGTTTGCACATAACTGTGGTGGGCACTGGATTGCTGTCACCATCGCTCGAATGTTGCAGAAGGTGATATACCTCGACTCCAATAGAGGCAAGAAGTTAGATTTGACTTCTATCAAATCTGCGATAGATGAGTGAGTATTGTCTAACCTACTATTGACCCATGTATTTCTTTCTTAATTATGTTAGTGGAAGTAAAAAAAAACTTAATAACAACTCATGTATGCGTAGGGCTTTTGGCAATTGCCAACCCAAGCCGAAGAAAGGGCAGAGAAAATTAAAGTTGACCCATGCATTCAAAATTCCAGTAAGTAGTGCTTCACTTCCCGTTGTTAAGTTATTTTGTCAATTCAATTATTAACCATGTGTTTTCTATGTTTGCAGTGCCAGCAGCATGGTCTGAACCACACATGTGGGTTCTTTGTGGGCCACCGCTTGATGCTGGGGATGGCATAGACCAACCTGACTGATCCTCAGGTACAACTGCAAATATATGTATTTATTACTGCTCAGCTGCTGTGATCTACATAGAATGCCTTGATCCCATCTTGTTGTCATATATACTGCTGCTGTCAATTTTTGAAACTACTGCTGTGATCTGGAACAAGATGAAGCTACTGCTATGATCTGCTCCTATGACCCTTTTATAGACTATGGCTGGCTTATATATATTGACTTGTAATTTTTTGTATTGCtgttgtcatatatatatatatatatatatatatatatatatatatatatatatatatatatatatatatatatatatatatatatatattgtatctCTTGTTGTGCAGCTTAATTTTATGGATGATGGCTATACACATGTGCAACTTCCTCATATGACTACCTTTCTTTATCTTAGGATTTTGAAGTGCAGTCCACTCCAATCAACTTTGCGGACATTAGAGAAAAGCTCACCTCGTTTATTGTGTCACAGATCCTCGATGAAACAGGCGAGTTTCATTGTTCACATACAAAACCATGATGAAGAGCCTGGTATATATGTTCATTTGATCTGTGAACTGTGTTTGGAGCCTGTGAGATACAATTGGAGCTGTGAGATATATACATGTGAGAATAACCTGGTGATGAACAATCGATCTGTGAACTGTGTGTGATATGTGTGTACTGTGAACAAATTAAGTTTTGAGATGAACAGTTGTGATCTTGTATATATATGTCATTTTTGTGAGATCTATGTATATATATCTGTGATCTGTGTATATCTGTGCTATTTGAGTTGTGCTGTGGGCTACAGACGAGTCTAGGCTACAGACGCGTCTGTAGCATTTTCCTTACTACAGATGCGTCTGTAGCCTAGACCCGTCTGTGGTAAGGAAAATACTACAGACGCGTGTAGAGAATACGAGTCTGTAGCATGCTATTTACTATAGACCTGTTTACAAACATCATTTGTACACTACTAAATTTTGACCCTGTTGCACCGGTCAATTTTTGATGTTATAGGTCTAAAATAGATGCAATAGTTCGGTTTCGCATCAATTTCTCGTTTGATGCCAGCCGATGCAAGTGGTCTTGATGCAATAGCCTTTCGCATCGGTTACTTGTGGTTGATGCGAGAAGCAGCTATTGCATCGTCCATCCGTTGTCTCTTGCATCAAAATTGAGAGATGCAATAGCTTATTGCATCCAAATCATGTTGATGCAATACATCTATTGCAACGGCTATCGTTGGATGCAATAGACTATATTGCATCCATATTAGGTTCGATGCTATATAATCTATTGCATCACCATTTTGATTCGATGCAAGAGGttctattgcatcatcattttggTTCGATGCAATAGGAACTATTGCATCGACGTTATGTTCGATGCAATTCGAACTATTGCATCGACATGAGGTTAGATGCAatacaaactatcacatcgacatGAGCTTGGATGCAATACAAACTATTGCATCGACATGAGATTTGAAGGGCAACCAATTATTGCATCAAATTCATTGCACAGAAATTCATAAAATTACAAAATTCAATGGCACAAAAAGGCAATCATATTAATAACTTGGATCATAAGCATTCAATAGTTTGTACAATGTAAGGAAGTCAAATGCCTTCCTATTTCCAAATAGGTAATTGCAAAGTTGAACTGCATTACAAACCACTATCTTATGCTACAAATAGGCAATCATAAACAAAAATACATGTCTCTTAGCACAGATCAACATGACATCTTTCTCGTTGCACAATATTTGATTCATTTCAGCTTGCCAAGACTCCCTCAAGGTTGATCTTCCTGAAAAAGTCAAAATGGCATGCATTAGTAATATATATAGTTGATCAcacagttggaatcaaacatagaCAACACATGATAGACAACAATATTTTTGGGTTTAACAAATTGAAGTACCTGATTTCTTGACACTGGCATGGATCAAATTGGCAACTGATCTGAAAAAGATAGATTTTATCATTAACTGAAGTTTTTTGGTAACTAATTTATGCAAGAGGCTGCATGTgatgaaaaaaataaaaggcaaaaGTCGAATCACTTCTGCAAAGCTATGCATTTTTTTAAACAATGGGATCATGTATTTAAGATACATATGAGTACCAAAAGGAAAAGGCTCGGTAGTTTGAAGTCCACAATTCTGGTTACAAAAAGTTATGAGTGAAACACTGGCAATGACTTTGTATTAACAATCGTAAGTACAAACAGTATGAAACATTATACTAATTGTCAACGTCAAGAAACAAAAAAGTAGAGCACTGGTGTGTGGTGGACATACCCCCAATTTCCATTGCACCAAAAAGGAAATGCATATATTAAGTTCATGCGCTGCCTATTTTTTATGTCCGAACAATTTTAGATTCAACCATCGATAACTATACATTTTACGCTGAAGGCAATGCACAATATTTCATTTGAGCAATTGTTCTTCGTATGAGATGAAATATCAGGAAAATGACATATCAGTGAGAACACCCTCACCTGTTCAGCTGTTCTGCATCTGAGAGTGGGCTGGAGTAAATTTTAGAATTCAGCAGCTATGCAACAAACTCAATTGTAGGTAATGGCTCAATGGAAGCTTTCGCTGACATATCTGAAAAGTGACAGGAAGTAAAATCAAAATCCTGGACATGTGTGTGTTTAGTATGGGTAAAAAGCCTAAATATGCAAAAAGAAAGTGAGTGAAGGATACATTATAGGTACTCTCGAAAATGGTGAAGCTAATATATTAGTAAATCAAGTTGGGCTTCAAGTTAAACTGAGAAACTATACTAATATGAATGGATCAAGGGATTTAAATTATATTTGAAAACATATTTTACTAATTTTGAGGACTGGACTGTTTCTAAATTCTGATAATACATGGAGATGGTTGTACCAAAGTTGACTATGTAAAGTTGGCAATGTTCAGTCATCTTGTGGAAAGCACTGAAGCAAATGTTGGAACATGGAGGCATATGTAAACTGAGAGTCTGTGACACTCCATGAGATGGACCCAACAAAAACTTGTAGAGTTCGATAATTCACCTTGATATGATTGGATAGAACCAAACAATTGACCTGTACATTGTGTGGCAAACAGCTCGCCAGTAGCAGCGGCAGACGACCTGGTCTTTGTCATAGTTGGAACTGGAGCAATCATTAATGACCTGCACAAACAGAAACCCCCAAAAATGCTATCTATTATGAGTAGAGGATCCATAAAGCATTTCAAATCAATCTATTTTAGGAAATAGATATTAGGATTCTATTAGTTCGAAGGACACAATATACCACGCTGCAACAGGAGTTCGTTGACATTTACATGAGATTATGAGTTTTGCACGGTATCATAGAATTATGGAATCACAATAATGGCATACCCCTAATCAAACACGGCTACAATGACAATTTCCTTATAAATTGACATATGAAAGAAGCACTACAATTCTATTTCCATCACGTAACGCAATTTCAGTAAAGCACCCTAAATTAGACCATACATAGGGGGGAGCATCACCAAGACAGCAGATAACTAAAGTAAAAGGGGTGTAAGGTGTTTCAGATGAGAGCACCTACGTATGAGCTCTGGACTCTGGACTCTCAATTGGTCACAGCCTCGTAGTAGACGGACGGAGGTGGCCAATAGCGCCACAGCAGGCATGGAAGCCCAAACCCTAGAGTAAAAATAGTAAACCAAGTAAATTTTGGTATATAGCAATAAGATTTTGGTGGGGGAAATCAGAGTGGTCGTTCTAAAAAATCAGAGAGGCAAAGtgaaattatagaaaaataaagaGGGAAAATTGGAGTACCTGACAATTTGGGAACCTCTGGCCATGTCGAAGGAGGCAGCGGCGAGGGTTAACCACGCTGTCCACGGCCTATCAAGGCTTTGGGTCCTCCGAGATCTGAGAGGAGGAGATAAATTAGGGATGGCATCAGAATCGGAGCGCCAAAGTTGGAAGCCCAAACGCCTGCCGTGCGAGGCGCTTGCCCGCGCCGGGGCTCGACAGAGCCGGAAAGAGGGAGGGGTGGACCACCCGCAATGGCGGCGGAGGGCAGGTGCCACAAGGGGGCGAAGCAGCGCAGGAGAGCGGAGGAGGAAGCGCCCCTAAGCAGCCGGCAGACGCACATGCGGACCCGTGGCTAGGCGCGGCACAGCGCAGGCTGTCGCCGCCGGGATCTTGGCTGGGAGGGACGGAGGACGGGAGGAGTGCTGCCGGCCGACGCAGGTGGCTCCGCCGCACGGCAGGCATGGCTGCGGAGAGGCCGGGGCCCTGGAAGGTTGGACCGAAGCTGCGTGGGACGGTGGGAGCGCTAGGGCTCGTGCTGGGCGTGGAGGATTTGCGGTAGGCTTCGGGATTGTTCCATCGGTGTGGGGGGGGATAAACAGATGGCAGGGCAGTGGATGGCCTAAATCGCGGATCGGACAGACCAAACGAAGCGTCGACGTGGCCATTTGAGGAGGCAGTAAATGGTATAAAAATTAAGGGTACTGGTACATGACGCGCGCCATCGCGCGCGCCGACAAATCACCTGGTTAAGGCGCAGGCAAAAAATATGTTTAATCTTTGCATGAAAACAATCTTAGGAGTTTAATGTGTTGGTCCAAACTGAAAGGTTAGGCTGATGAACATATCATGATGGACGATTTCTGCTCCAACGCTGCAAGTACAAACACTAAAAATTAGCATAAGGCAGCAACAGTAGAGGAGAAAATATACTAATTTAGACTGTCTTAGATTATTATATATGGAACGTGCAGTAGCAGACTTTTGGAAGAAGCATATGAAGCATTTgacattttaaaaaatgacaagttcgaactaaaatttgagacccaaaatgatttcaacataaaaagtgatgaataccaaagttgttcaactcattaatatctacaacttttattttagtcatcttgtcatttgacaaaatttgaaccttttaaatttgaaattttgaaaaacaacaagttcgaaccaaaatttgagacccaaattgatttcaacataaaaagtgatgaatatcaaagttgttcaactaatgaatatctacaacttttattttggtaatttcttcatttgacaaattcttagcacacattgttcactaatcttacacatgtctcatatagtttataaaaccttatgagagatgtgtcacatttgtgaacaatgtcattaccactttgtcatatgaagaaatgaccaatacaaaagttgtagatcttgatgagttattcaactttggtatttatcactttttcagctgaaatcatttggggtaccaaaatcttgtctgaagttgcatttttttgaaattcaaaatttaaattgctcgaacttttcatatgtatatattgacaaaaccaacaaaataaatcgatagagaatgattttagaaaattgtaggaaaaaatcattagatttggagttagtatgagaaagaaaaactagttacaaagttgacccacagattaaaaaagaaatcacactgtttcactatgatcatgtaaggatcatctagaacagtgtgatttctctttttaatctgtgggtaaactgtTGTAACTAgctgttctccctcatactaactccaaatgtgatggttttttttcctaaaaaattctaaaatcatgattcagcgtttaagtttgatcaaacttggatgtgacaatgttttacacattttaaaatacaaaattagaaatttgacaaattcaaaccaaattttaaaaccctaaatgatttcagatgtaaaattaatgaatacaaaagttattcaactcatcaagatctacaacttttattttggtcatcttgtcatttgacaaaatttgaacctttcaaatttgaaattttaaaaaatgacaagttcgaaccaaaattggagacccaaaatgatttcaacataaaaagtgatgaaaaccaaagtt is part of the Miscanthus floridulus cultivar M001 chromosome 9, ASM1932011v1, whole genome shotgun sequence genome and encodes:
- the LOC136481570 gene encoding uncharacterized protein isoform X1 yields the protein MARGSQIVRVWASMPAVALLATSVRLLRGCDQLRVQSPELIRRSLMIAPVPTMTKTRSSAAATGELFATQCTGQLFGSIQSYQDMSAKASIEPLPTIEFVA
- the LOC136481570 gene encoding uncharacterized protein isoform X2, with translation MARGSQIVRVWASMPAVALLATSVRLLRGCDQLRVQSPELIRRSLMIAPVPTMTKTRSSAAATDMSAKASIEPLPTIEFVA